A genomic region of Zea mays cultivar B73 chromosome 6, Zm-B73-REFERENCE-NAM-5.0, whole genome shotgun sequence contains the following coding sequences:
- the LOC103630549 gene encoding SH3 domain-binding protein 1 yields MTSAKENVPVAPQTLPRQNSSSGSAHPLPPLRPRMANGATEPPVSGVLKCTCFRLPSRTKKPLPPSPAPKLSSRASRRSAVAPDLSATTTASQSQRVTFRASAPLSTWWPSSPSAVSAGAGATATPAPGGSGGIAVAPRRASSASVAPTMKAGAGSMSSSSFSHWRCRSLSSSRVMPHGGRASFSFPVSPASASSSCVSTPKIPQGWQHK; encoded by the coding sequence ATGACCTCTGCCAAAGAAAATGTTCCGGTGGCGCCCCAAACGCTGCCTCGACAAAACAGTAGCAGCGGCAGCGCGCATCCTCTGCCTCCGCTGCGGCCCAGGATGGCCAACGGCGCCACTGAGCCGCCGGTAAGCGGCGTCCTCAAGTGCACGTGTTTCCGCCTGCCCAGCCGCACCAAGAAGCCTCTGCCGCCGTCTCCGGCGCCGAAGCTCAGCAGCAGAGCCAGCCGCAGGAGCGCAGTGGCTCCGGACTTGTCGGCAACGACGACGGCGTCCCAGTCCCAGCGGGTCACTTTCCGGGCGTCGGCGCCTCTCTCCACGTGGTGGCCCTCGTCACCGTCAGCCGTCTCTGCTGGTGCCGGCGCCACCGCCACTCCAGCTCCTGGTGGCAGCGGCGGGATCGCCGTCGCGCCGAGGAGGGCGTCGTCGGCGTCCGTGGCACCGACTATGAAAGCCGGTGCTGGGAGCATGTCGTCCTCGTCCTTCTCGCACTGGCGCTGCCGGTCGCTGTCGTCGTCCCGGGTCATGCCGCACGGCGGCCGCGCGTCCTTCTCTTTCCCCGTGTCGCCGGCGTCCGCGTCGTCCAGCTGCGTGAGCACGCCAAAGATACCGCAAGGGTGGCAGCACAAGTAG